The bacterium genome includes the window CGACATCTGCCTTTTCCTGACGCTTTTCCGCTATCCGCTCATGACCAAATTCAAAACCGAATTCCTGGTCATGTACATAACCGCGACCATCGCCTTCGACCTTATGGTCGGTTCGAGCGACCTGCTTGCGATTTACGTGATGACGGAATTCGGAAGCATTTTCCTGTATCTCCTCGCGGCCTATTACAAGGACAACCTTAAAAGCCTGGAAGGCGGGCTCAAGATATTTCTTTCGGGGGCGGTCGCGTCCGCCGCAATGCTTTTCGGCATAAGCTATATCTACGGCATCGTCGGCTCGACCAACATCTACGACATCAAGTACAAGATGCTTACGATCAATCCCAATCATCCGCTGTTGATTTTTTCGATGATTATGATTCTCGTAGGCGTCGGCTTCAAAGTGGGCGTCGCGCCGTTCCACATGTGGATGCCGGATGCGTTTGAAGGCGCGCCCACGGTGCATGCTGCGTTCATCAGCGTATTTCCCAAGCTTGCAGGCTTCGCGATCCTGATGCGCATTTACCTCGTGGCGTTTCTGCCTGTGGCGAAAGTCTGGCTGCCTTTGTTCGTGGTGATCGCGTTGCTGACGTTGTTTGTCGGCAACATAATGGCCCTGACGCAGACCAGCTTTAAACGGCTTATGGGTTACAGCGGCGTCGCGCAGATGGGATATATCATCATCGCGGTGATTTGCGCGGGATTGTCGGGCTCGAACGACGCTACGCAAAGCTGGGGATTTTACGCGGCGATGTATTACATGCTCATCTACCTTTTGATGAACCTCGGCGCGTTTATCGTGGGAATGCTGAACGAGGTTTCCGGCGGCGACGACAACCTCGATACGTTGAACGGATTGCATCGAAGGTCGCCTTTCCTGGCGTTCTTTATGACCATATGCCTGCTGGGCCTGACCGGCATTCCGCCGACCGCCGGATTTATCGCCAAATTCCTCGTCTTTTACAGCATGGCGGAGCACATACTCCAGTTTCCCGTTATGTTCGTTTTGTTGCTCCTCACGCTTGTCAACACGATCATCGCGGTTTTCTATTACGTCGGCATAATCAAGCGGATGTACCTTCTCAAGCCGATACGCGAGGAGCTCGCCCGGCCGTTCGTGCCGATTTTCTTCCAGCGCGTCGCGGTCGTTTTCCCCGCCCTCGCGGTGCTCGTGCTGGGATTTCTGTTCGTGGACGCGCCCATCGAATACGTCAAGGGCGCGTGGTTCATGACGTTCTTCACCACGGTCGGCTAGGCGCTGCCGGAAAGGGGGAAGAATGCCTCGCACCGGCAAGATGATTAAAACCGACGCGGAAACTCCGCGTGCCCATGCGCCGGGATTGGGAGAGCGGATTATCTTCGGCGCGCTGATTGCCGCGATGTATGTCGTCCCGCCGCTTTTCATGGGCACGAATTTCGCGCGCTCCGTGCTCGATCTGGTTTCCTGGCCTGCGCTGCTTGTCGCGGCGGCGCTGCTCCCGTCGCGCACGCGAATCCGCGAAAGCGGATTGCTTTTGGCCGCGATGCTTTGGACGCTTTTTTCGTTCGTTTCGATAGCGTCGAGCGAGTATCCTTTTCTATCGCACATTGAAAGCATGCGGATGCTTTCGTGGATCGCGGTCGCGCTGATCGCGGCCGAAGGCGCGGCCGCGCTCGGCGCGCGATTCGTATCCGCGGCAGTCGCGCTTTCCGGCCTCCTTCCGTCCGCGTACGGTTTGTTTCTGCTTTGGGGCACGGAATCGCTCGAAAAATCGCGGCTCGCGGTTGAAGGCACCTTCGGA containing:
- a CDS encoding NADH-quinone oxidoreductase subunit N — its product is MEGFASWLYSLIVTVWGRIALLWSEPSRWLTHWGWEHQAYYLLFPELVLLLGVFIILVLFLIYGPKYYNAYTWIGIVSMFLNFLLTLHLMYMTSRFFSYGLGLWWGQLETIDPYALFFKQIFDWGDICLFLTLFRYPLMTKFKTEFLVMYITATIAFDLMVGSSDLLAIYVMTEFGSIFLYLLAAYYKDNLKSLEGGLKIFLSGAVASAAMLFGISYIYGIVGSTNIYDIKYKMLTINPNHPLLIFSMIMILVGVGFKVGVAPFHMWMPDAFEGAPTVHAAFISVFPKLAGFAILMRIYLVAFLPVAKVWLPLFVVIALLTLFVGNIMALTQTSFKRLMGYSGVAQMGYIIIAVICAGLSGSNDATQSWGFYAAMYYMLIYLLMNLGAFIVGMLNEVSGGDDNLDTLNGLHRRSPFLAFFMTICLLGLTGIPPTAGFIAKFLVFYSMAEHILQFPVMFVLLLLTLVNTIIAVFYYVGIIKRMYLLKPIREELARPFVPIFFQRVAVVFPALAVLVLGFLFVDAPIEYVKGAWFMTFFTTVG